The segment AAGTTGTAGCGGTCCGCGGAGTACACGAGGTGCCCCGCGTCCCGCAGCCGGGTGAGGAAGTCGGTGTCGACGGCACGGGGGATGTCGGAGAACCCGACCTCCCGCGACACGTCGGTGCGGCCCACGATCGTGCCGCCCTGCACGAGGTCGACGAAGCGGTGCTCGCGCGCCGCGAAGCGCAGCATGTTGGCCTGGTCGCTGCGCAGGTGCACGTAGTGGGCGAGCTTGCCGACCACGGCGGCGTCGGTGTACTCGAAGGCCGTCATGAGGTCGGCGAGGTACTCCGGGCCGTAGTAGTTGTCGTCGTCGACCTTGGCGAAGAACGGCATGCGGACGGCGCTGAGGCCGACGCTCATGCAGTGCCCGAGCGTGCGGTCGGCGGAGACGGGGACGACGCGCACGTCGAGGCCCGACAGCTCGCGCAGCTGCTCGAGGCGCTCGTCGTCGACCTCGAAGCCGTGCGCGACGACCACGACCTCCAGCGGGCGGTAGGTCTGCGCGCCCATGAGGCGCAGGATCTGCTCGAGGTTCTGCGGCCGCATGGTGGGGATCACGACGGTGACGCCCTCGGGGGCCGGCGTCGTGGGGACGCCCACGAGGTCGAGCACCTGCTCGGCGCGGTGGGAGTACGTGTGGTGGCGGTGCACGAAGCGCATCGCCTTGTGCACGGCGCGCTCGCGGTACTCGGGGCTGGCGAGCAGCAGGCGCAGCAGGTCCCGCGCGGAGTCGGCGTCGTCCGCGGTCGCGATGAGGTCGCCGAAGGTCGCCTCGATGCCGGCGGACGGCGTCGACAGCACGGCCGTGCCGCACGAGGTCAGCTCGAACACGCGCCGGGCGCACATGGTGCGGGAGCCGGTCACGGAGTTGACGTTGAGGAACACCTTGTACGCGCGGTACGCCGACAGCATGGAGCGGTACGGCAGCGAGCCGCGCACGTGCTTCTGCCAGCGCGGCGGGAACCAGTAGCGCTGGTCCTCCCCCTGCATCCGGCTGTAGATGTCGAGGTCGGCGCGGGCGGCCTTCGCCGCCCCCAGCAGCATCTCCAGCTGGCGGCGGCGGTCCTCGTGCTTCTCCGCGAACCACGTCCCGGCGAAGGCGACGTCGTAGCGGTGCCGCGCCCCGCCGTTGGCGGGGTTGTGCACCGCGAGCTGGGCCGCGAACTGCATGACGGAGACCCGGTCGTGGCCGAGGTCCTCGCGGTAGCGGGGCACGCAGTCCTCGTCGACGGTGAGCACGTGGTCGAACAGCCTGGCCGTGTCGACGAAGCGCTCGTAGTTCGGCGGGTCCTCCTTGTTCCAGAACACCGTGGGCACGCCCTTGGCGCGGAACGCCGCGACCATCTCCCGCAGCGGTGCGGACGGGGCGTTCGTGCCCGTCATCGCGTAGTTCCACGCGCCGCCGTTGCCGCGCCAGGCCGACTCCGCGAACAGCAGGTCGACGCCCTCGTCGAGCACCTGCTGCCACGACTGCGGCGTCACGGGGACCCCGTGCCACTCCGGCGCGAACGCCGTCTGCGAGAACTCGTCGAGCAGCGTCGCCACCCGCACGTCGCGCGGGCGGGCCGAGCGCTCCGGCGCCTCGGGCAGCTCCGGCAGCGACGGACCGCGCGCCACCGACGGCGCGTCGCGGCCCGCGGCGACCACCGGGCGGGGCGTGGCGGACGGGCGCACGGCCCGCACGACGCCGGCGGGCAGCGAGCGCAGCCGCGACGGGTCGCGGCGGACGTGCCACAGCAGCCGCCGCACCTCCAGAGCCCGGCGTCGCAGCGCCCGGCCCACGGACCGGCGGGGTCGGCTGTCGCGGCTCGCGCCACTGCTCATGCGTTCGGTGTCCGTCCGTCGGGGGTTGTCGAGCAGGGGCCGATGGTACTGGGGCGCCCCGATGCGCCAGACTGCTCGCCCCATGCCTGCGTTGTCCCTGCCGACACGGCTGCTCCTGCTCGTGCGGGCGGCCCTCACGCGCGCCCGGACCGACCCGTCGCTCGCGGGCCGGTGGCTGCTCACCCGCCGCGGGGCGCAGGGCCGGGTGGTGTCGGTCGCGCTGCGCGCGCTGCGGCCGGTCGCACCCGACGCGGTGGCGGTCCTGCGCGGCGCCGAGGTGACGTCCGGTCGCGGCGGGCTCGTCGTGTGGGCGGCGCTGGCCGCGGGCCGGGCGGACCTCGCCGACCGGCTCTCCCGCGGCGGCGGCAGCGACGGCGGCCCGGCCGCCGTCTCCCGGCTGCGCGCGGCGACGCTGTGGCAGCTCGGCCGCTGGGACGAGGCGGTGGCCGCCGCCCCCGCCGGGTCGTGGCTGCACCGCCGGCTGGCCGCGGAACGGGACGCGCAGCTGCACCCGCTGCCCGGTCCGGTCCCTCCGGCGGCGCCGCGCCCACCCGGCCTGTCGCGACCGGCCGGGGAGCCGCGCGTGCTGCACCTCGTCACGAACTGCCTGCCGTGGACCCGCAGCGGCTACACCGCCCGCACCCGCGAGGTGCTGCGCGCGCAGCGGGACGCAGGGGTGCAGGTGGCGGTCGCCGCGGCCTTCGGGTACCCGGCCACCATCCTGCGGCTGCCCCCGCCGGGCACGGTCGTCGTCGACGGCGTCCCCCACCACCTGCTGCTCCCCCGGCGCTGGCCGCACGAGGTCGCCGCGGAGCGGGACGCCGCGGTCCGGCTGCTGTCCGACGTCGTGCGCAGGGAGCGCCCCGACGTGCTCCACGCCCACAGCCACCACCCCAACGCCGCCCTCGCGCTGGAGGTGGGGCGGCGCCTCGGCCTGCCGGTCGTCTACGAGGTGCGCGGCCTGCTGCACGAGACGTGGGCGCACGGGCGCGGGCCCGGCGCGGAGGACACCGAGCGCTACCGGGTCCACCGCGAGCGCGAGGCGGAGGCGTGGCGCGCGGCCGACGTCGTCCTCACCCTCGGCGAGGCGATGCGGGCGCGCGTGCTCGCGGCCGCCCCCGGCGTCGACGTCCGGCTCGTGCCGAACGCCGTCGGCGCCGAGCTGCTCGAGGCCCTCGCCCGGCCGGACCGCGCGGCCGTGCGGGCGCGCACCCGGGAGCGCCTCGGCGTGGCCGAGCACGAGCTGCTCGTCGGGTCGGTGTCCAGCGTCGTGGGCTACGAGGGCTTCGACGTGCTCGCGGACGCGCTCGCCGCGCCGGGGGCCCCGGCCGGCGTCCGCGGCCTCGTCGTGGGGGACGGGGCCGACCTGCCGCGGCTGCGGGAGCGGGCGGCCGCGCTGCCGGCGGGGCGGCTGCTGCTGCCGGGCCGGGTCGCGGCCGAGGACGTGCCGGCGCACCTGGCGGCCCTCGACGTCTTCGTCGTGCCGCGGACCGACTCGACCGTCACCCGGGTCGTCACCCCGCTGAAGCCCGCGGAGGCGATGGCCGCCGCGCTGCCGCTCGTGGTGAGCGACCTGCCGGCGCTGCGCGAGTTCGTCGACGACGGCGTCGAGGGCCTGCTCGTGCCGCCCGGCGACCCGGGCGCCCTCGCGCGGGCGCTGGCGCGGCTGGTCGACCCGGGCCGCCGGGCCGCCGCGGGCGAGGCGGGGCGGCGGCGCGTGCTGGCCACGCGCACGTGGTCGGCCAACGGGCGGGCCTATCGTCAGGTGTACGAGGAGGTGCTGGGATGAGTGCACCGGTGCTGGACCGCGACCGGTCCGCGCGGCTGGAGGAGCTCGCGACCGGGGCGCGGCTGTCCCTGGTCGGGCGCCGCCCCGGCCTCGGCACCTACCTGCAGCGGCTGTGGGGGCGGCGCTCGTTCCTCGCGGCGATGGCCGCGGGCCGGCTGCGCGCGAAGAACGCCTCGGACCGGCTGGGCGTGCTGTGGCTCGCGCTCACGCCCCTGCTCGCCGGCGCCGCGTACTACCTCGTCTTCGGGGTGGTGCTCGACACCCGGGACGGCGTGGAGAACTTCGTCGGGTTCCTCATCATCGGGATCTTCTTCTTCCAGTACACCGCGCGCGGCATCCTCGAGGGCTCCAAGTCGGTGACGAGCAACCGCAAGCTCATCCAGGCGCTCGCCTTCCCGCGGGCGGTGCTGCCGATCTCCACGGTGCTGCGGCAGGCGTGGGAGTTCCTCCCCGCCCTGGGGATCATGCTCGCGATCATCGCCTTCACCGACCCCGTCCTGTCGTGGCGGTGGGCGCTGCTGCCGGTGCTCGTGCTCATGGTGACGGTCTTCAACCTCGGGGCGGTGCTCCTCACGGCCCGGCTCACCGCGCACGTGAGCGACGTGACCAACGTGCTGCCGTTCCTCACGCGCATCTGGCTGTACACCTCGGGGGTCTTCTTCTCCTTCGAGGACCGCTTCGACGACCCGACCGCCCTCGCCCTCGTTCAGGCCAACCCGATGCACGTGTACCTCACCCTCGTGCGGGACTCGCTGCTGTACGGCGAGACGAGCCCGCCGTCGTACTGGCTGACGGGCGCCGCGTGGGCGCTCGTGCTCCTCGTGGTCGGCTTCGTCGTGTTCTGGGCGGCGGAGGAGAAGTACACCCGTGACTGACACGCGCGAGCAGGCGGCGCCCGCCGTCACCCCCGCGACCCCGGACGCCCCGCCCTCGGTCGTCCTCGACGACGTGTCCGTCACGTTCCGCGTCAACGTCGACGGGCGTCGCAAGGGCGCCGACGGTGCCCGCCCGGACCGGGTGACGACCGTGCAGGCCGTGCGCGGCATGTCGCTGGTCGTGCGCCGCGGCGAGGCGGTCGGCGTCATCGGCAAGAACGGCTCCGGCAAGAGCACGCTGCTGCGCGCGATCGCCGGGCTCGCGCCCGTCACGGGCGGGCGGGTGTGGGCGGCGTCGGACCCGACCCTGCTCGGCGTGAACGCCGCGCTCGTGCCCGCGCTGTCCGGCGCGCGCAACATCGTGCTCGGCTGCCTCGCGCTCGGCATGACCCGGCGCGAGGCGCAGGCGGCCTTCGACGACATCGTCGACTTCGCGGGCATCGGCGACGCGGTGTACCGGCCCATGTCGACCTACTCCTCGGGCATGGGCTCCCGGCTGCGCTTCGCCATCACGACGGCGCGCGTGCCCGACATCCTCCTCGTCGACGAGGCCCTCAACACCGGTGACGCCGACTTCCGCGAGCGCTCCGAGACGCGGATCAACGAGCTGCGCGCCCAGGCGGGGTCGGTGTTCCTCGTGAGCCACAGCATGGCGACGGTCGAGCAGACCTGCTCGCGGGTCGTGTGGATGGACAACGGCGTGCTCCGCCTCGACGGGCCGACGGACTACGTCGTCAAGCGCTACCGCAACTACTTCGCGCAGCGGAAGCTCGCCCGCGCGGAGGGCCGGTCGGACCCGCCGCTGCCGGGCCCCGTGCTCGGCCTGGACGAGCAGCTGCGGGCCGTGCACGCCGACCCGCAGGACGACCGCTGGCAGCGGGGCTGAGCCGTCGTCACGTCCGGGTCGGGCGCTCGGGCTCCTGCCGCTGGCCGAACCACACGAGCTCGACCCGGCGCACCGCGGCGCGCCCGCGCCCGCCGAGCACGCGCGAGACGCCGTAGCCCGCGCCGACGAGCGCGCGGGCGAGCCCGACCGGCAGGTGCCGCGGCTCGTGGCCGCCGAGGGCGCGCAGCAGCGACGCCGTCGTCCAGCCCTCCCACGGCTGCAGCGCGACGTCGGGCGGGTCGGGGTCCTCGCCGAGCGCGACGACCCACGCCCCGAGCCCCTCGGCGCTCGTCACGGGCACCGGGTCCTCCCCCGCGCCGGCCACGCTGGACAGGCGGGAGCGGGCCAGGCGCTCGAGCCGGCGGGTCGTGGCCCGGTCGGGCCCCTGCACGCTCGTCGCGCGGGCGACGACGACGCGGGGCGCGGTGTGGGGCCGGAGCAGGGCGAGGGTGCGCTCCCCCGCCGCCTTGGCCGCGGCGTAGGGGCTGCGGGGGTCGAGCTCGTCGGAGGCGTCGAGGACGGCGCGCTCGCCCTGCACGGCGGCCGAGGACACGTGCACGACCCGCGGCGTGCCCGCCCGGCGGGCCGCGAGGACCACGACGACCGGCAGCAGGGCGTCCGCGCCGGTGAGGCCGGGCGAGGCGGCGGCGCCGGGCGCCGCGAGCCCCGCCGCGTTGACGACCACGTCGCTGCCCGCCAGGGCCGGGGCGAGGCGCTCCGCGGGCAGCCGGGCGAGGTCGAGCAGCTGCTCGGGCGTGCTCCCCACGGGTGCGCTCAGCCGGGGCGCGGGCAGCGCACGGGCGTCGTGGCCCGCGGCCGCCGCCGCGGCCAGCACGGCCCGGCCGACGAACCCGCTGCCGCCGAGGACCACCCAGCGGCTCACGCGAGGTCCTCGAGCAGCGCGAGCCAGCGCCCGGCGAGCACGGCGTCGTCCGCCTCGGCCGCGACCCACGCCCGGGGGGCGCCCCCGACGTCGAGGCGCTCCGGCGCCGCGCGCAGGTCCCGCCACAGCGCCGCGAGCGCGGCGGGGTCCTCCGGCGGCACGACGTCCCCGCCACCGGCCGCCCGGACGGTGTCGGCGGCCTCCCCGGCCACGGCGGCGCTCACGTGCCGGCCCGCCGCGAGGAGCTCGTAGAGCTTCGACGGCACCGTCGCCCGGAACGAGGGCCAGTCCCGCAGCGTGACGAGCGCGGTGTGGTGCTCCACGAGCAGGGCCCGCACCCCGGCGGGGTCCGTCGGCGGCAGCACCCGGACGAGGTCCGGCTCGGGCAGCCGCGCGCGCTCGGCACGCACCTGCGGCAGGGCCGCGCCGTGCCCGACGACGGTGAGCGTGACGGTGCCGGGCGGGCACAGCGCGAGCGCCCGCACCGCCACGTGCACCGCCTGGCTCTCCCCGACCGTCCCGGCGTACAGCACCCGCAGCGGCTCCTCCGCGCCGGGCGCCGTCACGGGCGGCAGGGGCGGGGTGGCGGCGAGCTCGGTGCCGTTCGCGACGTGGACGACGCGGCGCGCGCCGCGCCCGCGCAGCGTCCCGGCGAACCGGGCGCTCACGGCCACGACGGCGTCCGCGCCGACCTGCAGCGCGGTGACGGCCCGGGCCAGCACCGCCCGCACCGGGGCCGGGCCGGCGCCGGCGTCGTGCAGCAGGTCGGGCCAGGCGTCGCGCATCTCCACCACGAGCCGGGCGCGGGCGAGGCTCGCGACGAGGCGCCCCACGACGAGCGTCGGCAGGCCGGGCACGGTCGCGACGACGACGTCGGGCCGCGAGCGGAGCCCGGCGGGCAGCCCGCCCACCGCGACCCGCAGCTGGTCGAGCGCGCGGCGCCCGCGCCCGCCGTCGTAGGGCACGTACGGCACGCGCACGACGGTCTCGCCGTGCCGGCCGGTGTGCCGCCCGGGCCGGGGCGCGCCCGCCGCCGCGCGGCCCACGGGGTAGTGCGGGACGGTCGTCACGACCGTCACCTCGTGCCCGGCGGCGACCAGCCGCGGCACGAAGGCGGTCCAGCGCCGCTGCGGCGCGCCCACCTCGGGCTCGTAGTAGTGGGTGAGCAGCGTGACGCGCATCAGGCGCGCCGGGCGCGCGCGACCGCACCCCACGGGGAGGGGTGGCCGAGCCACGCGGGCAGCTTGACCCACGCCCAGCCGAGCAGGACCAGCAGCACGCCCCCGGCCAGGCGCCACACGAGCGCCTGCTCGGCGACGGCCGTGGCGAGCGCGACGGCGAGCGCGGTGGCGCCGGCGGCGGCGAGCGACACCTGCCGGTGCGACCAGCCGGCGTCGGTGAGCCGCTGGTAGGCGTGGGTGCGGTGCGGCAGGTACCAGCGCTCCCCCGCCGCGACCCGCAGCACGAGGGTGTGGGCGGTGTCGGCGAGCCACACGACCAGCGGCGCGAGCGCCATCTCCAGCGGCAGACCGGTGAGGAACCCCGCGCCGGCGAGGAACGCGACCATCGCCCCGACCCCGTAGGAGCCGACGTCGCCGAGGAACAGCCGCGCGGGCCCGCCCGAGGCGCCGTTGAACGGCAGGAACGCGGCCCCGGCCGCGGCCACGACGAGGCCCGCGGGCAGGAGCCAGCCCGTGTCCGCCGGGGACCGGTCGACGGTGACGACGCCCATCACGGCGAAGCCGGCGCCCGCGACGAGGCAGTGCAGGCCCGTCATGGTGTTGAGCCCGTCCATGAAGTTGACGGCGTTGACGTACGCGGCGGTCGCGACCGCCGCCACCGGCACCCACACCCAGCTGACGTCGTCCAGGGCGACGACGAGCAGGCCCGCCCCCGCGCCGACGACGAGCTGCAGGACCGCCCGCACCGCGGGCGGCACGCCCCGTGCGTCGTCGACGAGACCGACGAGCCCCGCGGCCACGGCCACCCCCGCGAGCGACGGCAGCCAGCCGCCGCCGAGGACCGGCGCCGCGGGGGCGAGCGCGAGCGCGGCGAGAGCGGCGGCGACGACGCCGAGCAGCACGGCGATGCCACCGCCGCGCGGCGTCGGCACCGTGTGCGACGAGCGGTCGCCGGGGGCGTCGAGCAGGTGCGCCCGGCGCAGCAGGTCCGGCAGCGCGAGGGACACCACGGCGGTGACGACGGCGGCGACCGCGGCGACGACGAGGGAGGCGCCGAGGTCGCTCACGTGGCGCCGACCTCGCTCCCCGGGCGCCGCGGCGCGCCGACGAGCCCGGACTCCGAGGCCGCGCGCAGCGCCGCGACGACCTCGGTGCGGGGCCGGTGCGGGTCGAGGTGGACGACGGCGTCGGCCGGCAGCGGCGGCACCGGCACGTGGGTGATGAGCGGGTGCGAGCGGCGGGTGCCGACCTCGGCCGCGCCGATGAGGTCCTCGTGCAGCTTCTCCCCCGGGCGCAGCCCGGTCTCGACGACCTGCACGGTCGCGCCGGCGAGGTCGGCGATCCGCGCCGCGATCTCGGCGATGAGGACGGGCTCGCCCATGTCGAGGACGAGGCTCTCGCCCGCCCCGCCGATCGCGCCGCACTGGATGACGAGCTCGACGGCCTCCGGCACGGTCATGAAGTACCGGGTGACGCGACGGTCGGTGACGGTCACCGGGCCGCCGCGGGCCACCTGGTCGGCGAAGGTGTGGAGCACCGAGCCGCGGCTGCCGAGCACGTTGCCGAAGCGCACGCTCATGTACAGCGAGCCGTCGCGGGCGAAGTCGGCGGTGAGCCGCTCCGCGACGCGCTTGGACCAGCCGAGCACGCTCGTGGGGTCGGCGGCCTTGTCGGTGGAGATGTTGATGAACCGCTCGACGCCCGCGTCCTTCGCGGCCCGCAGCACGTTGAGGGTGCCCCACACGTTGCTCTGCAGCGCCTCGCCGGGGTGGGCCTCCACGAGCGGCAGGTGCTTGAGCGCGGCGGCGTGGAACACGACGTCCGGGCGGTGCTCGGCGAACACCTCTCGCAGCCGCTCGGGGTCGCGGATGTCGGCGAGCACGAGGTTGCGGTCCTCGAGCAGCGCGTGGCCCTCGATGCTCAGCTGGACCGCGTGCAGCGCCGACTCGTCGCGCTCGAGCATGACGAGCGCCGCCGGGTGGAACGCGTGGATCTGCCGGCACAGCTCGGACCCGATCGACCCGCCCGCCCCGGTCACGAGCACCCGGCGCCCCGTCAGGTACATCGCGATCTCGTGCACGTCGGTGGAGATCTGGTGCCGGCCGAGCAGGTCCTCGACCGTGAGCGCCCGGATGTCGCCGAGCTCGATCTGGCTGCCGAGCATGCGGCTCGTGCTCGGCACGCTCAGCAGCCGCAGGCCCGCCGCCCGGCTGGTCGCCGTCAGCTGGCGGACGTCCGCCGCCGACGCGGTGCGGACGGCGAGCACGACCGTGCTCGCCCCCGTGCGCCGCGCGAGGTCGGCGAGCTGCGCGCTCGTGCCGAGGACGCGCACGCCCTCGATGCGGAGGTTCTTCTTGCCCGGGTCGTCGTCCACGAGCCCGACGGGCCGGTAGGGGCTCGAAGGGTCCTTCAGCATCGCCCGGATCACCTGGTAGCCGCTCTCGCCCGCCCCGAGGACGAGGACCCGCTCGGTGTCGGACCCGGGGGCGGACTGCGCGTCGATGGCGCGCCGCCCGATCCAGCGCAGCCCGGCCATGCCGATGAGCGCGATCGCGGCGGACACGACGGGCACCGACAGCGGCACGACGCGCAGGCCGTCGGAGGCGGTGACGAGGACGGTGAAGGCGAGCCCGGCCACGGCGGACACGCCCACGACGACCGCCAGGACGCTGATCTCCTCGAACGAGCCGTAGCGGTACTGCCCGCGGTACACGACCGCCGTGCCGACGGCCAGCAGGACCACGACCACGACGAGCAGGTACCAGACGAGGCCGACGGGGTCGACGGTGCGGAAGGCGGTGAGGTCGAGGCGGGCCGTGACGGTGAGGAGCGTCGCGCCGATGAGGACGACCGCGTCGAGGCCGGCCTTGGTCGGGCCGGTCCACCAGCGCACGAACGTGCTGCCGCGGCGGTGGCCGGGCTCGGACCGCGGGCCGCGCCCCCCGCCCGCCGCCGCGTCCGCGGGCGCCACGTCGTCGGACCCGCTGTCCACGACCGTCTCCGTTCTCCGTCGTCTGGCCGTCCGCCACCATAGCCGTCGGGTGCCTCCGGCCCGGTGCAGCCGGTGCCCGCCGCGCGCCGGGTCAGCCGGCGGGCTGCTCGGCGGGGCCGGTCCGGTCCCGGGCGGCCTCGAGCGCGAGCAGCCCGAGCGCGCACAGCACGTACTCCCGGTCCACGACCGGGACCGCCCCGTCCGGCACGTGCCACGCACCCGCGTGGTCGGCGAGCACGGCCCCGAGCACGCCGTGCGCGAGGTCGTCGCCGCCGTGGCGCAGCACGCCGCCGGAGCCGACGAGCAGCTCGACGTCGCGCAGCGGGCGGCCGGGTGCCCCCGGGACCTGCGGGCGCGCGTGCCGGCGCACGGCCGTGAGCGCGGCCGCGGTCGCGAGCGAGGCGTCCAGCCGCCGCGCCCGCGGGTCCTCGGCGAGCGCGTCGGGCCGTCGGGCGAGCTCGTGGGCGGCGGCCGCGGCCCCGTCGGTGTCGAGCGCGAGCCCGTGCGACGCGGTGAGCCGCTCGGCCCGCGCCGCCTCGACCGCCCCCGGCGCCGACCACCGCATCCCGAGGTCGCCCTCCACCGTCCGGGAGGCGACCTCCAGCCCGGCGACGTCGTCCTCGGCGGCGTCGGCCGCGGCCTGCGACAGCACGGAGTACACGTCGGTCGTCGCACCGCCGACGTCGACGACGAGCACGCCGCCCGGGAAGCCGCGGGCCAGCTGCTCCACGCCGGCGAGGACCGCGTCGGGCGTGGCGGCGAGGACGAGCCGGGCGAAGCCCCGGCCGCGCGAGAGCCGCTCGCCCCCGATCACGTGGCGCAGGAACGCGCGCCGCACCGCGTCGCGCGCGGGCCCCGGCCGCAGGTCGCCGATGCGGGGCAGGACGTTGCCCACGCGCGTCACGGCCACGCCCGCGGTCGCGAGGGAGCCCTCCGCGACCTGCGCGACGTCGGCGTTGCCGGCGAGCACGACGGGCAGGGCGGCCGCCGCGAGCGGCCCCGCGAGCACGGCCGCGTTCGCGAGCAGGACCTCGCCGTCGCCGCCGTCGGTGCCGCCGGTGAGCACGACGACGTCGGGCCGGGCGCCGAGCAGCCCGTCGACCTCGGCGGCGCCCAGCCGCCCCGCGGCGAGGTGGACGACCCGGCCCCCCGCCGACACCGCCGCGCGCCGTGCCGCCTCGGCCGTCACGGCGCGCTCGTAGCCCACGACCCCGAGCCGCAGCCCGCCGCCGGCGGAGGAGCACACGAGCGGCTGCCCGAGCGCGACGGGGTGCACGCCCGCGCGCTCCCCCAGCAGCCCGACGACCCCCGCGACACCGTCCGCGACGTCGGTGTCGAGGGTCGTCCGGTGCTGGGCCGTCGCGACGACGGCCGGTGCGCGCAGCCACCCGCCCGCCACCTCGAGACCGTCCGTCAGCGCGGCCGGCCCGGCGTCGCCGGCGTCGACGAGCAGCCCCTTCGTCCACGTCGACCCCACGTCGACGCAGACCCGCAGCGAGGTCACGGCGTGCGCGGGGGCACTCAGGCGGAGGCGGCCGCGAGCGCGGCGTCGAGGTCGGCGAGCAGGTCCTCGACGTCCTCCAGCCCCACGGACAGCCGCACGAGGTCGTCGGGGACCTCCAGCGGCGAGCCGGCGACCGAGGCGTGCGTCATGGCGCCCGGGTGCTCGATGAGGGACTCGATGCCGCCGAGGCTCTCGGCGAGGGTGAAGACCGTCGTCCCGGCGCACGCCTTGAGCGCGGCCTCGCGGCCGCGGCGCAGCCGGAAGCTCACCATGCCGCCGCCGAGGCGCATCTGCCGCGCGGCCACCTCGTGCCCGGGGTGCTCCGGCAGCCCGGGGTAGAGCACCTCGGAGACGGCGTCGTGCCCGAGGAGGAACTCCGCGACGCGCGCCGCGGAGGCGCTGTGGCGCTCCATGCGCACCGCGAGGGTCTTGAGACCGCGCAGCGTGAGCCACGCGTCGAAGGGCCCCGCGACCGCCCCCATCGCGTTCTGGTGCCACGCGAGCCGGTCCGCGAGCGGCTCCTCGGAGTACGGGTCGCGCACCGCGTCGGCGGCCTCCGGGGCCCGGGTGACGAGCGCGCCGCCCACGACGTCGCTGTGCCCGCCCACGTACTTGGTCGTGGAGTGCACGACGACGTCCGCGCCCAGCTCGAGCGGGTTCTGCAGGTAGGGCGTGGCGAAGGTGTTGTCGACGACGAGCAGGGCGCCCGCCTCGTGCGCGACCTCCGCCACCGCGGCGACGTCGGTGATGCCGAGCAGCGGGTTCGTGGGCGTCTCCACCCACACCAGACGCGTGCGGCCGGGCTGCAGCGCCGCCCGGACGGCGTCGGGTCCGCCGCCGGCCGCGGTCGTGGACGCCACCCCCCACGGCTCGGCGACGCGCGCGAAGAGCCGGTACGTGCCGCCGTACGCGTCCCCGGGCAGGACCGCGTGGTCGCCCGGGCGCGTGAGGGTGCGGATGACGGCGTCCTCCGCGGCGAGGCCCGAGGCGAACGCGAGCGCCCGTGTCGGCTCCCCGCCCGCGGACTCGACCGCGGCGAAGGCCCGCTCGAACGCGGTCCGGGTCGGGTTGCCGGACCGGCTGTACTCGTAGCCGACGCCCAGCCCGGTGCGCAGCCCGCCGACGCCGTCCTGCGCGAAGGTCGACGTCTGGTAGATCGGCGGGATGACGGCCCCGGTCGCCGGGTCCGGCTCGGAGCCGACGTGGATCGCGCGGGTGGAGAAGCCCGGGGCCCGGTCAGA is part of the Aquipuribacter sp. SD81 genome and harbors:
- a CDS encoding glycosyltransferase family 4 protein — encoded protein: MPALSLPTRLLLLVRAALTRARTDPSLAGRWLLTRRGAQGRVVSVALRALRPVAPDAVAVLRGAEVTSGRGGLVVWAALAAGRADLADRLSRGGGSDGGPAAVSRLRAATLWQLGRWDEAVAAAPAGSWLHRRLAAERDAQLHPLPGPVPPAAPRPPGLSRPAGEPRVLHLVTNCLPWTRSGYTARTREVLRAQRDAGVQVAVAAAFGYPATILRLPPPGTVVVDGVPHHLLLPRRWPHEVAAERDAAVRLLSDVVRRERPDVLHAHSHHPNAALALEVGRRLGLPVVYEVRGLLHETWAHGRGPGAEDTERYRVHREREAEAWRAADVVLTLGEAMRARVLAAAPGVDVRLVPNAVGAELLEALARPDRAAVRARTRERLGVAEHELLVGSVSSVVGYEGFDVLADALAAPGAPAGVRGLVVGDGADLPRLRERAAALPAGRLLLPGRVAAEDVPAHLAALDVFVVPRTDSTVTRVVTPLKPAEAMAAALPLVVSDLPALREFVDDGVEGLLVPPGDPGALARALARLVDPGRRAAAGEAGRRRVLATRTWSANGRAYRQVYEEVLG
- a CDS encoding ABC transporter permease, which encodes MSAPVLDRDRSARLEELATGARLSLVGRRPGLGTYLQRLWGRRSFLAAMAAGRLRAKNASDRLGVLWLALTPLLAGAAYYLVFGVVLDTRDGVENFVGFLIIGIFFFQYTARGILEGSKSVTSNRKLIQALAFPRAVLPISTVLRQAWEFLPALGIMLAIIAFTDPVLSWRWALLPVLVLMVTVFNLGAVLLTARLTAHVSDVTNVLPFLTRIWLYTSGVFFSFEDRFDDPTALALVQANPMHVYLTLVRDSLLYGETSPPSYWLTGAAWALVLLVVGFVVFWAAEEKYTRD
- a CDS encoding ABC transporter ATP-binding protein, with product MTDTREQAAPAVTPATPDAPPSVVLDDVSVTFRVNVDGRRKGADGARPDRVTTVQAVRGMSLVVRRGEAVGVIGKNGSGKSTLLRAIAGLAPVTGGRVWAASDPTLLGVNAALVPALSGARNIVLGCLALGMTRREAQAAFDDIVDFAGIGDAVYRPMSTYSSGMGSRLRFAITTARVPDILLVDEALNTGDADFRERSETRINELRAQAGSVFLVSHSMATVEQTCSRVVWMDNGVLRLDGPTDYVVKRYRNYFAQRKLARAEGRSDPPLPGPVLGLDEQLRAVHADPQDDRWQRG
- a CDS encoding NAD-dependent epimerase/dehydratase family protein; this encodes MSRWVVLGGSGFVGRAVLAAAAAAGHDARALPAPRLSAPVGSTPEQLLDLARLPAERLAPALAGSDVVVNAAGLAAPGAAASPGLTGADALLPVVVVLAARRAGTPRVVHVSSAAVQGERAVLDASDELDPRSPYAAAKAAGERTLALLRPHTAPRVVVARATSVQGPDRATTRRLERLARSRLSSVAGAGEDPVPVTSAEGLGAWVVALGEDPDPPDVALQPWEGWTTASLLRALGGHEPRHLPVGLARALVGAGYGVSRVLGGRGRAAVRRVELVWFGQRQEPERPTRT
- a CDS encoding glycosyltransferase family protein, with the protein product MSSGASRDSRPRRSVGRALRRRALEVRRLLWHVRRDPSRLRSLPAGVVRAVRPSATPRPVVAAGRDAPSVARGPSLPELPEAPERSARPRDVRVATLLDEFSQTAFAPEWHGVPVTPQSWQQVLDEGVDLLFAESAWRGNGGAWNYAMTGTNAPSAPLREMVAAFRAKGVPTVFWNKEDPPNYERFVDTARLFDHVLTVDEDCVPRYREDLGHDRVSVMQFAAQLAVHNPANGGARHRYDVAFAGTWFAEKHEDRRRQLEMLLGAAKAARADLDIYSRMQGEDQRYWFPPRWQKHVRGSLPYRSMLSAYRAYKVFLNVNSVTGSRTMCARRVFELTSCGTAVLSTPSAGIEATFGDLIATADDADSARDLLRLLLASPEYRERAVHKAMRFVHRHHTYSHRAEQVLDLVGVPTTPAPEGVTVVIPTMRPQNLEQILRLMGAQTYRPLEVVVVAHGFEVDDERLEQLRELSGLDVRVVPVSADRTLGHCMSVGLSAVRMPFFAKVDDDNYYGPEYLADLMTAFEYTDAAVVGKLAHYVHLRSDQANMLRFAAREHRFVDLVQGGTIVGRTDVSREVGFSDIPRAVDTDFLTRLRDAGHLVYSADRYNFLSYRSSDASEHTWTIGDRQILARSSQVLFYGDGELHVTV
- a CDS encoding glycosyltransferase family 4 protein; translation: MRVTLLTHYYEPEVGAPQRRWTAFVPRLVAAGHEVTVVTTVPHYPVGRAAAGAPRPGRHTGRHGETVVRVPYVPYDGGRGRRALDQLRVAVGGLPAGLRSRPDVVVATVPGLPTLVVGRLVASLARARLVVEMRDAWPDLLHDAGAGPAPVRAVLARAVTALQVGADAVVAVSARFAGTLRGRGARRVVHVANGTELAATPPLPPVTAPGAEEPLRVLYAGTVGESQAVHVAVRALALCPPGTVTLTVVGHGAALPQVRAERARLPEPDLVRVLPPTDPAGVRALLVEHHTALVTLRDWPSFRATVPSKLYELLAAGRHVSAAVAGEAADTVRAAGGGDVVPPEDPAALAALWRDLRAAPERLDVGGAPRAWVAAEADDAVLAGRWLALLEDLA